One region of Cobetia sp. cqz5-12 genomic DNA includes:
- a CDS encoding nuclear transport factor 2 family protein: MNREQMTAMFDAFNRHAIDDVMEYFADDVVFDTVSGDEAHGTRIVGKAAVRDAFVNTWTTMPDVKWAKGEFFFADQRVVSECTFMATQPDGLRVEADSVDLFTIEKGKITRKQAFRKQRPAFTPAA, from the coding sequence ATGAACCGTGAACAGATGACCGCCATGTTCGATGCCTTCAATCGCCACGCCATCGATGACGTCATGGAGTACTTCGCCGATGATGTGGTCTTCGATACCGTGTCCGGCGATGAGGCGCACGGCACGCGAATCGTCGGCAAGGCCGCCGTGCGCGACGCCTTCGTGAACACCTGGACGACCATGCCCGATGTAAAGTGGGCCAAGGGCGAGTTCTTCTTCGCCGATCAGCGTGTCGTCTCCGAATGCACCTTCATGGCGACCCAGCCCGATGGCCTGCGTGTCGAGGCCGACAGCGTGGATCTCTTCACCATCGAGAAGGGCAAGATCACCCGCAAACAGGCCTTCCGCAAGCAACGACCGGCCTTCACTCCAGCTGCCTGA
- a CDS encoding YjbH domain-containing protein codes for MDHSHFTSMAPARARLIPLTRAIRQLAMLSAGMLLAPMSYAGLLDGPQPIETRLSGLGHGQSDFGGVGLMQTPTARMQKPGSIHFSYSQVEPYQRYNVSLQPLDWLEVGFRYTEVTNRLYGEAIAGDRDYLDKGVDAKFRLWEESRYLPEVAVGLRDMGGTSLFGSEYLVASKRWYDLDFTLGLGWGYLGSRGDISNPLGWVRDSYNDRPGRGETGGDQGGEFSLNSLFKGDVGIFGGVEWQTPWDPLVLMAELDGNDYQSEPQDNDQAQDSPINLGARLSVTDNLTVKAGWERGNTAMFGVNFGVDLAGLSQAKLDSPPERLKAEAPTRNQVSWPELSREIQAQSGIRVDSLSREGTALIVSGESTRFRSTAQAEGRANRVLHNRLDDYFESFHYRLRSGGLDTREDVHQRADIVNAGHDARQQLRYTHSVYALAATEPTNGDGEGAARYTGEKVLLENPDDRWSAGFSPGLNQNIGGPDGYLYQAYLRGSAAWRTDRHGWLSGSAQLTLFDNFDKFDYISDSKLPRVRSYIGRYIEETDVGIDNLQYTRTHQFGRDWYGMAYGGILEMMYAGVGAEVLYRPLGSPLAYGVDVNWVKQREFDQQFGLRDYSTTTGHASIYWDTGYEDVLAKASFGRYLAQDVGMTLDVSRGFANGARMGAWATFTDAGDDFGEGSFDKGLYIVLPLDAFFMHSSRDTVGLAWNPLTRDGGARLNRKFSLYDMTSYRDMDDYWRGFASQVWK; via the coding sequence ATGGATCATTCGCACTTCACTTCCATGGCGCCGGCGCGTGCCCGGCTTATCCCCTTGACGCGCGCCATCCGGCAACTGGCCATGCTCAGTGCGGGCATGCTGCTGGCCCCGATGAGCTACGCCGGCCTGCTGGATGGTCCGCAGCCGATAGAGACGCGTCTCAGCGGCCTGGGACACGGGCAATCGGATTTCGGCGGCGTCGGCCTGATGCAGACCCCGACCGCGCGCATGCAGAAGCCGGGCAGCATTCACTTCTCCTATAGCCAGGTCGAACCGTATCAGCGCTATAACGTCAGCCTGCAGCCGCTCGACTGGCTGGAGGTCGGCTTTCGCTACACGGAAGTCACCAACCGCCTGTATGGCGAAGCCATCGCCGGTGACCGCGACTACCTGGACAAGGGTGTCGATGCCAAGTTCCGACTTTGGGAAGAGAGCCGTTATCTGCCTGAAGTCGCGGTCGGCCTGCGCGACATGGGCGGTACCAGCCTGTTCGGCAGTGAATACCTGGTCGCCAGCAAGCGCTGGTATGACCTCGACTTCACGTTGGGGCTGGGCTGGGGCTATCTCGGCTCACGCGGTGACATCAGCAACCCGCTTGGCTGGGTGCGTGACAGCTACAACGACCGTCCCGGCCGTGGCGAGACCGGCGGTGACCAGGGCGGTGAGTTCTCACTCAACAGCCTGTTCAAGGGCGATGTCGGTATCTTCGGCGGTGTGGAATGGCAGACCCCATGGGACCCGCTGGTGCTGATGGCAGAGCTTGATGGCAATGACTATCAGAGTGAGCCACAGGACAACGATCAAGCGCAGGACAGCCCGATCAACCTGGGTGCCCGCCTGAGCGTGACCGACAACCTCACCGTCAAGGCCGGCTGGGAGCGTGGCAATACCGCGATGTTCGGCGTCAATTTCGGGGTGGATCTCGCCGGGCTCTCGCAGGCCAAGCTGGATAGCCCGCCGGAGCGCCTGAAGGCCGAAGCCCCCACGCGCAACCAGGTCAGCTGGCCTGAGCTTTCCCGCGAGATCCAGGCGCAATCCGGCATTCGGGTCGATAGCCTGTCCCGCGAAGGCACGGCGCTGATCGTCAGTGGCGAGAGTACGCGTTTCCGCTCTACCGCTCAGGCCGAAGGCCGTGCCAACCGCGTGCTGCACAACCGACTGGATGACTATTTCGAGAGCTTCCATTACCGCCTGCGCTCCGGGGGGCTGGATACTCGGGAAGATGTCCACCAGCGCGCCGATATCGTCAACGCCGGTCACGATGCCCGCCAGCAGCTGCGCTATACCCACAGCGTCTATGCATTGGCGGCCACCGAGCCGACCAATGGGGATGGTGAAGGTGCGGCCCGCTATACCGGTGAAAAGGTGCTGCTCGAGAATCCTGATGATCGCTGGAGCGCTGGCTTCTCACCTGGCCTCAACCAGAACATCGGCGGCCCGGATGGCTATCTGTATCAGGCCTACCTGCGTGGCTCGGCCGCCTGGCGTACCGATCGCCACGGCTGGCTCTCCGGCTCGGCACAGCTGACCCTGTTCGACAACTTCGACAAGTTCGATTACATCTCGGACTCCAAGCTGCCCAGGGTTCGCTCCTATATCGGTCGCTACATCGAAGAGACCGACGTCGGTATCGACAACCTGCAGTACACCCGCACTCACCAGTTCGGGCGTGATTGGTACGGCATGGCCTACGGCGGCATTCTGGAGATGATGTATGCCGGTGTCGGCGCCGAGGTGCTCTATCGCCCGCTTGGCTCTCCACTGGCATACGGGGTCGATGTGAACTGGGTCAAGCAGCGCGAGTTCGATCAGCAGTTCGGGTTGCGCGATTACTCGACCACCACTGGTCATGCCAGCATCTACTGGGATACCGGCTATGAAGACGTGCTGGCCAAGGCCAGCTTCGGCCGCTACCTGGCACAAGATGTCGGCATGACGCTGGATGTTTCACGCGGCTTCGCCAATGGCGCACGCATGGGTGCCTGGGCCACCTTCACCGATGCCGGCGACGACTTCGGCGAGGGTAGCTTCGACAAGGGCCTCTACATCGTGCTGCCGCTGGATGCGTTCTTCATGCACTCCAGCCGTGACACTGTCGGCCTGGCCTGGAACCCGCTGACCCGCGATGGTGGCGCTCGCCTCAATCGCAAGTTCAGCCTGTATGACATGACCAGCTATCGCGACATGGATGACTACTGGCGTGGCTTCGCCTCACAGGTATGGAAGTGA
- a CDS encoding 4-hydroxythreonine-4-phosphate dehydrogenase PdxA: MSATRPVIALTLGDPAGIGPELIARLIAEREQFADTHTVLIGDQWLWEQGQQQAGLFSDLPRVDSFAAARDHEGLTMMTVDSVAKADVTIAEESAACGASSLAVLSRCLEAAQNEEVDAICFAPLNKLSMKKGGLGHEDELHFFAEKLGVSGYFCEFNTLGTLWTSRISSHIPLKDAAEYVTQPRIIAASQLIHDSLTLAGVERPRIAVAAFNPHGGEGGTCGREEIDVIAPAVAECRAQGYPVEGPFPADTIFLKARDGEYDAIVTMYHDQGQIAIKLLGFKSGVTVQGGLPIPITTPAHGTAFDIAGQGKADVNPTRNAFAIAKRMGTNLRALRLETASA, from the coding sequence ATGTCCGCAACACGCCCCGTCATTGCCCTGACCCTTGGTGACCCTGCCGGTATCGGCCCGGAGCTGATCGCGCGCCTGATCGCGGAGCGCGAACAGTTCGCGGATACCCATACGGTGCTGATCGGCGATCAATGGCTGTGGGAACAGGGCCAGCAGCAGGCCGGCCTGTTCAGTGATCTCCCCCGTGTCGATAGCTTTGCAGCTGCCCGCGATCATGAGGGCCTGACCATGATGACCGTGGACAGCGTAGCGAAGGCCGACGTCACCATTGCCGAGGAGAGCGCTGCCTGCGGCGCCTCGTCTCTCGCGGTGCTGTCTCGCTGCCTGGAAGCGGCCCAGAACGAGGAAGTCGACGCCATCTGCTTCGCGCCGCTCAACAAGCTGTCGATGAAGAAAGGCGGCCTGGGCCATGAAGATGAATTGCACTTCTTCGCCGAGAAGCTTGGCGTCAGCGGCTACTTCTGCGAGTTCAACACCCTGGGGACGCTGTGGACCTCGCGCATCTCCTCGCATATCCCGCTCAAGGATGCCGCCGAGTACGTCACCCAGCCACGCATCATCGCCGCCAGCCAGCTGATTCATGACTCGCTGACACTGGCCGGCGTCGAGCGCCCGCGCATCGCCGTGGCCGCCTTCAATCCCCATGGTGGCGAGGGCGGCACCTGCGGGCGTGAGGAAATCGATGTCATCGCGCCGGCCGTCGCCGAGTGCCGCGCCCAGGGCTATCCCGTGGAAGGCCCCTTCCCGGCTGACACTATCTTCCTCAAGGCACGCGATGGCGAGTACGACGCCATCGTGACCATGTACCACGACCAGGGGCAGATCGCGATCAAGCTGCTGGGCTTCAAGTCCGGCGTCACCGTCCAGGGCGGCCTGCCGATCCCCATCACCACGCCGGCTCACGGCACCGCCTTCGATATCGCAGGCCAGGGCAAGGCGGACGTCAATCCGACCCGCAATGCCTTCGCGATCGCCAAGCGCATGGGCACCAACCTGCGTGCGCTGCGGCTCGAGACCGCGTCTGCCTGA
- a CDS encoding thiamine pyrophosphate-dependent enzyme has product MSKSHSSAHSVSEIITESLLEAGAKRCYGIVGDTINHFTDAIRRSEMEWVHVRHEEVAGFAAGGESFISGELTCCAGTCGPGSTHFLNGLIESHRNGAPVVFIASQIDTAEMGVGFPQDVDQKALYSQYSVFCEYLTNPENARRMVAIAAQKALAEGGVAVLIVPGDLFPQKPKGSLPWRAHRFSPVICPGEQELAAVAEALNQPGKVSIYAGVGCQDAQEEVLALARRLKAPVAWTSRAKDFIEPNNELEVGMTGVFGLQGGYEAVAECDTLLLLGCSFAWSQFYPDKATVIQVDLDPGKIGIRHPVDLGVVGSVKDTCDALLTRVDPRDDSGWLDSCRKKYLEARDEAAVTSDDEHLIHPQELTLALDRHASEDAVFTADGGSPMVWCLRHIRANGKRRTLPSLMHGTMANAYPQGIGIQKAYPERQVIAMCGDGGLSMLMGDLLTLKQEKIPLKIVIFNNSTLGFVELEQKVEGILDTYTELENPDFSLVAQSMGLWGRRVEEKHELDEAVQSLLAQEGPGILEVKVNRMELVMPPHIEAGQVASTALYSAKAVLNGRMDDVVDLVRNNFTGR; this is encoded by the coding sequence ATGTCCAAGTCCCATTCTTCAGCACATAGCGTCTCCGAGATCATCACCGAATCCCTGCTCGAGGCAGGTGCCAAGCGCTGTTACGGCATCGTCGGCGATACCATCAATCACTTCACCGACGCCATTCGGCGCTCGGAGATGGAGTGGGTGCATGTGCGGCATGAAGAGGTGGCCGGCTTCGCGGCAGGGGGCGAGTCCTTCATCAGCGGGGAGCTGACCTGCTGTGCCGGCACCTGTGGCCCGGGGAGTACCCACTTTCTCAATGGTCTGATCGAATCGCATCGCAATGGGGCACCGGTGGTGTTCATCGCCTCGCAGATCGATACCGCCGAGATGGGCGTGGGCTTCCCGCAGGATGTGGATCAGAAGGCGCTTTATTCCCAGTACAGTGTGTTCTGTGAATACCTGACCAATCCCGAGAATGCTCGCCGCATGGTGGCCATCGCGGCGCAGAAGGCGCTGGCGGAAGGTGGAGTCGCGGTGCTGATCGTCCCGGGAGACCTTTTCCCGCAGAAGCCCAAGGGCTCGCTGCCCTGGCGCGCCCACCGCTTCTCGCCGGTGATCTGTCCGGGTGAGCAGGAGCTGGCCGCCGTCGCCGAGGCGCTCAATCAGCCGGGCAAGGTGTCGATCTACGCCGGGGTCGGTTGTCAGGATGCGCAGGAAGAAGTGCTGGCATTGGCACGTCGCCTCAAGGCGCCAGTGGCGTGGACGTCGCGTGCCAAGGACTTCATCGAGCCCAACAATGAACTCGAAGTCGGCATGACAGGCGTGTTCGGGCTTCAAGGCGGCTACGAGGCCGTCGCGGAATGTGACACCTTGCTGCTGCTGGGCTGCAGCTTTGCCTGGTCCCAGTTCTATCCGGACAAGGCCACCGTGATTCAGGTGGATCTCGACCCCGGCAAGATCGGTATCCGTCATCCGGTGGATCTTGGTGTCGTCGGTAGCGTCAAGGACACCTGTGACGCGCTGCTGACCCGCGTGGACCCGCGTGATGACAGCGGCTGGCTGGACAGCTGCCGCAAGAAATATCTCGAGGCGCGCGATGAGGCCGCCGTCACCTCCGACGATGAGCATCTGATTCACCCGCAGGAGCTGACCCTGGCGCTGGACCGCCATGCCAGTGAGGATGCCGTCTTCACCGCCGATGGCGGCAGCCCCATGGTGTGGTGTCTGCGTCATATCCGCGCCAACGGCAAGCGCCGCACGCTGCCAAGTCTGATGCATGGCACCATGGCCAATGCCTACCCTCAGGGAATCGGCATCCAGAAGGCCTACCCTGAGCGTCAGGTGATCGCCATGTGCGGTGATGGCGGTCTGTCGATGCTGATGGGGGACCTGCTGACTCTCAAGCAGGAAAAGATCCCGCTCAAGATCGTCATCTTCAACAACAGCACGCTGGGCTTCGTGGAGCTCGAGCAGAAGGTCGAGGGCATCCTGGATACCTACACCGAACTCGAGAACCCCGACTTCTCGCTGGTCGCCCAGTCCATGGGGCTGTGGGGGCGTCGTGTCGAGGAGAAGCACGAGCTGGATGAGGCAGTGCAGAGCCTGCTGGCCCAGGAAGGCCCCGGCATTCTCGAGGTCAAGGTCAACCGCATGGAGCTGGTGATGCCGCCACATATCGAAGCCGGGCAGGTCGCCTCCACCGCACTCTACTCCGCCAAGGCGGTGCTCAATGGGCGCATGGATGATGTGGTCGATCTGGTGCGCAACAACTTCACCGGTCGCTGA
- a CDS encoding BCCT family transporter, with translation MTATRNPAAAEHAGSNGVPRSSGLLGDYDKGLFWPVLSIYTLIMIYALAAPEQTGAALSGIRDFLIFNFGWSFVLGVAATLIFSFYLLLSPFGGIRLGPDDSRPEFSYVAWISMIFSCGLGIGFVFFSVAEPLTHLYTSSHVQDLNQVGQQAGVSTAILDTLMDWGMNGWALFAVAAWAIAFPAYRLGQPLTVATGLYGLLGERCNSSLWGKLANGLGVIGTIGGNATMIGLGVTSISYALKVLFGLEFGAFGQAMVMLVIIIAYVASAATGIERGIKYLSLLNMVMAGAILLALLAFGHAPAQYLLNMITQQFGDYFGSVFVTQFWTDAGSFEQREWVGWWMIFYWLWYISYIPFCGGFIARISRGRTLREFVFGVVVVPMLLSIVWFSIWGGSAGYAEVNQIVPLWESVQGNPESGIYLLLQSMPGGWWLCLAVLFNIVVFAVTTSDSASFFSAMQVSNGNENPKILMRLLWGVIIGVTGIVFQLAGGFNAIKSLAIVVGAPFFLVSIAYMFSVYRMLKATHEQPATAMQPAPQARPMPADTAAPEASSAATPATPASTPTSTPHALPGSGSQPIPGAT, from the coding sequence GTGACAGCAACACGCAATCCCGCAGCGGCTGAGCACGCTGGCAGCAATGGCGTTCCGCGCTCGTCCGGTCTGCTTGGCGACTACGACAAGGGGCTGTTCTGGCCCGTTCTCAGCATCTACACCCTGATCATGATCTACGCCCTGGCGGCACCGGAGCAGACCGGCGCGGCGCTGTCCGGCATACGTGACTTCCTGATCTTCAACTTCGGTTGGAGCTTCGTGCTCGGGGTCGCCGCGACACTGATCTTCAGCTTCTATCTGTTGCTCAGCCCCTTTGGCGGCATCCGGCTGGGGCCGGACGACTCGCGCCCTGAATTCAGCTATGTGGCGTGGATCTCGATGATCTTCAGCTGCGGACTGGGCATCGGCTTCGTGTTCTTCAGCGTCGCCGAGCCATTGACGCATCTCTACACCTCCTCGCATGTGCAGGACCTCAATCAAGTCGGCCAGCAGGCCGGGGTATCGACCGCGATTCTCGACACCTTGATGGACTGGGGCATGAATGGCTGGGCACTGTTTGCCGTGGCCGCCTGGGCCATCGCCTTTCCGGCCTATCGCCTGGGGCAGCCGCTGACGGTCGCCACCGGCCTCTACGGTCTTCTGGGAGAGCGTTGCAACAGCAGCCTGTGGGGCAAGCTTGCCAACGGGCTGGGCGTGATCGGCACCATCGGCGGCAATGCCACCATGATCGGCCTGGGCGTCACCTCCATCAGCTATGCCTTGAAGGTGCTGTTCGGGCTCGAGTTCGGTGCCTTCGGTCAGGCCATGGTGATGCTGGTGATCATCATCGCCTACGTGGCATCGGCGGCGACCGGCATCGAGCGCGGCATCAAGTACCTCAGCCTGCTCAACATGGTCATGGCCGGCGCCATCTTGCTGGCGCTGCTGGCCTTCGGTCATGCACCGGCGCAGTACCTGTTGAACATGATCACCCAGCAGTTCGGTGACTACTTCGGCTCGGTGTTCGTCACTCAGTTCTGGACCGACGCGGGCAGCTTCGAACAGCGCGAATGGGTGGGCTGGTGGATGATCTTCTACTGGCTCTGGTACATCTCCTATATCCCCTTCTGCGGCGGCTTCATCGCGCGCATCTCCCGTGGCCGTACCCTGCGCGAATTCGTGTTCGGCGTGGTGGTGGTGCCGATGCTGCTGTCGATCGTGTGGTTCAGCATCTGGGGTGGCTCGGCCGGATATGCCGAGGTCAATCAGATCGTGCCGCTATGGGAGAGCGTGCAGGGCAACCCGGAATCCGGCATCTACCTGTTGCTGCAGAGCATGCCCGGCGGCTGGTGGCTGTGCCTCGCGGTGCTGTTCAACATCGTCGTCTTCGCCGTCACCACCTCGGATTCGGCCTCGTTCTTCTCGGCCATGCAGGTCTCCAATGGCAACGAGAATCCGAAGATCCTGATGCGTCTGCTGTGGGGCGTGATCATCGGTGTCACCGGCATCGTCTTCCAGCTCGCCGGAGGCTTCAACGCCATCAAGAGCCTGGCGATCGTGGTCGGTGCGCCCTTCTTCCTCGTCAGCATCGCCTACATGTTCTCGGTCTATCGCATGCTCAAGGCGACCCACGAGCAGCCGGCGACGGCCATGCAACCGGCCCCTCAGGCCAGACCGATGCCTGCGGACACTGCCGCGCCAGAAGCCTCGAGCGCTGCCACACCCGCCACGCCAGCTAGTACGCCCACGTCAACACCGCACGCCCTCCCGGGATCGGGAAGCCAACCCATCCCGGGCGCGACCTGA
- a CDS encoding NAD(P)/FAD-dependent oxidoreductase produces MTVKQPYNPHYDPLKDSSPGEGVDYAPSYWRYHAGPPPEDDGPVTDDMEADVVLIGAGFTGLATAMFLAREHGIKAVVLEANQIGWGCTSRNGGQGHLAWGRLSRSQWVRKWGIDMARQLHANSLEGFEVFKSLTQDPEVDCEPQPLGNLLIAHSPQAMQHLEAESRLCNNILGYRTRTLDRATVHRDFMGDQESHGAMLEPEGIAVQPLKLAYSYARIARRHGARIHTSSPVQQWTTENGIHYLQTPGGTVKARAVGIATAGYTSPNLHSLTAYRNMPIMANSVWTRTLTDDEIEACGLRSTILTTDTRKLRYYYRLLPEKRLQIGTRSAISGADAQNARHLDVVHAAIARKFPALAAIETPWFSHGWMDISHDMMPRIVQPDPKQQIFYAQGYSGNGVSFSAYASRQLAALIAGQSLPERHLPIFNSPLPAHPLRPIRRMGQHLLYKYFQVLDKVS; encoded by the coding sequence ATGACCGTCAAACAGCCTTACAACCCTCACTACGATCCTCTCAAGGACAGCTCCCCGGGCGAAGGCGTGGATTATGCGCCGAGCTACTGGCGCTACCACGCCGGCCCGCCTCCCGAGGATGATGGCCCCGTCACTGACGACATGGAGGCAGACGTGGTGCTGATCGGCGCCGGCTTTACCGGCCTTGCCACGGCGATGTTCCTGGCGCGCGAGCACGGCATCAAGGCGGTGGTGCTGGAGGCCAATCAGATCGGCTGGGGCTGCACCAGCCGCAATGGCGGCCAGGGCCATCTGGCCTGGGGACGCCTGAGTCGCAGCCAGTGGGTCAGAAAATGGGGGATCGACATGGCGCGCCAGCTGCACGCCAATAGCCTCGAGGGTTTCGAGGTCTTCAAGTCTCTGACCCAGGACCCCGAAGTGGATTGCGAGCCTCAACCGTTGGGCAATCTGCTGATCGCCCACAGCCCACAGGCCATGCAGCATCTCGAGGCCGAATCACGCCTGTGCAACAACATCCTCGGTTACCGGACCCGGACACTGGACCGTGCGACGGTACATCGGGACTTCATGGGCGATCAGGAAAGTCACGGCGCGATGCTGGAGCCCGAGGGCATCGCGGTACAGCCGCTCAAGCTGGCCTACAGCTATGCGCGTATCGCACGCCGCCACGGCGCCAGAATCCACACCAGCAGCCCGGTGCAGCAGTGGACGACAGAGAACGGCATCCACTATCTGCAGACACCGGGAGGCACGGTAAAGGCACGCGCGGTAGGCATCGCCACGGCGGGCTACACCAGCCCCAACCTCCACTCACTGACTGCCTATCGCAACATGCCGATCATGGCCAACTCGGTATGGACGCGCACACTGACCGACGATGAGATCGAGGCTTGCGGCCTGCGTTCGACCATCCTGACCACGGATACCCGCAAGCTGCGCTACTACTATCGGCTGTTGCCCGAGAAACGCCTGCAGATCGGCACGCGCAGCGCCATCAGCGGCGCGGATGCGCAGAATGCTCGTCATCTGGATGTGGTGCATGCCGCCATTGCACGCAAGTTCCCGGCGCTGGCCGCCATCGAGACGCCGTGGTTCTCGCATGGCTGGATGGATATCTCCCACGACATGATGCCGCGCATCGTGCAGCCGGACCCCAAGCAGCAGATCTTCTATGCCCAGGGTTACAGCGGCAACGGCGTGTCGTTCTCGGCCTATGCCTCCAGACAACTCGCCGCGCTGATCGCCGGTCAGTCACTGCCCGAGCGCCACCTGCCGATCTTCAACTCCCCACTGCCCGCCCATCCGCTCAGGCCGATCCGGCGCATGGGGCAGCATCTGCTCTACAAGTATTTCCAGGTGCTGGACAAGGTGAGTTGA
- a CDS encoding helix-turn-helix domain-containing protein: MTTETDSSQASVGSTALSNAEQEDRRIGRQLRDLRKSRQMTLSQLAKRVGKSVGYLSQVERGVSSLPIGVLQALSDALGVRVSWFFQPGGSDSAAEQETIVRADQRRAMNLSAIGAREELLSPRLSGQLILIMTRLQPGGSGGETPRERRGEEAGYVESGQLELTIGEQVFLLNPGDSFSLTGEDPHWIRNPGETETRIVWVMTGVEY; this comes from the coding sequence ATGACCACGGAGACAGACTCCTCACAGGCATCAGTCGGCAGCACCGCACTCAGCAATGCAGAACAGGAAGACCGTCGTATCGGCAGACAGCTGCGCGACCTGCGCAAGTCCCGGCAGATGACACTCAGCCAGCTGGCGAAGCGCGTCGGAAAATCCGTCGGCTATCTGAGCCAGGTGGAGCGCGGCGTCTCATCCCTCCCCATCGGGGTACTACAGGCCCTGAGTGATGCCCTCGGTGTGCGCGTCAGCTGGTTCTTCCAGCCGGGCGGGAGTGACTCGGCGGCCGAACAGGAAACTATCGTGCGCGCGGATCAACGCCGTGCCATGAATCTCAGCGCCATCGGTGCACGGGAAGAACTGCTCTCCCCCCGCCTGAGCGGTCAGCTCATCCTGATCATGACCCGCCTGCAGCCCGGCGGCAGCGGCGGTGAGACGCCTCGTGAGCGGCGCGGTGAGGAAGCGGGCTATGTGGAAAGTGGCCAATTGGAACTGACCATCGGCGAGCAGGTATTCCTGCTCAACCCGGGCGACAGCTTCTCGCTGACCGGGGAGGATCCCCACTGGATTCGCAACCCCGGCGAGACCGAGACCCGTATCGTCTGGGTGATGACGGGCGTGGAGTATTGA
- a CDS encoding FadR/GntR family transcriptional regulator: MNQTPFAFEKALKNQTKKEILADKLIEMILTGLLRDGDELPSERELAQLFEVSRETVRGGLALLTGHGLLNVSHGSKSRVCASEAVIDSFRNHPARQQGDELNNLDIESVFESRIVVESAIARRAARHIDEAGLKKLDALLDAQSQHFDSPVNFQLSDQNFHHVIAEYSRNEILIRYADELYTYALNIRRQVMAEHGSIKRSYEEHVRIVEALRAGDPDAAERAMLSHIDSVYYTTRDKMPR, encoded by the coding sequence ATGAACCAGACGCCTTTCGCCTTCGAGAAAGCGCTGAAGAATCAGACCAAGAAGGAAATTCTCGCCGACAAGCTCATCGAGATGATCCTGACCGGCCTGCTGCGCGATGGAGATGAGCTGCCCAGCGAGCGTGAGCTGGCGCAGCTGTTTGAAGTGAGTCGCGAGACCGTTCGTGGGGGGCTGGCGCTGTTGACGGGCCATGGCCTGCTGAATGTCTCGCATGGCAGCAAGTCACGGGTCTGCGCGAGCGAGGCGGTGATCGACAGTTTCCGCAATCATCCCGCGCGTCAGCAGGGCGATGAGCTCAACAACCTGGATATCGAGAGCGTCTTCGAGAGTCGGATCGTGGTGGAATCGGCCATTGCCCGTCGTGCCGCACGACATATCGATGAGGCAGGGCTCAAGAAGCTGGACGCCTTGCTGGATGCCCAGTCCCAGCACTTCGACTCACCGGTGAATTTCCAGCTCTCGGATCAGAACTTCCATCACGTCATCGCCGAATACTCGCGCAACGAGATCCTGATCCGCTATGCCGATGAGCTGTATACCTACGCGCTCAACATTCGCCGTCAGGTCATGGCCGAGCACGGCTCGATCAAGCGCAGCTATGAAGAGCACGTACGTATCGTCGAAGCGCTGCGCGCCGGCGACCCTGACGCCGCCGAACGTGCCATGCTCTCGCATATCGACAGCGTCTATTACACGACGCGGGACAAGATGCCCCGTTGA